A single window of Cataglyphis hispanica isolate Lineage 1 chromosome 2, ULB_Chis1_1.0, whole genome shotgun sequence DNA harbors:
- the LOC126859122 gene encoding lys-63-specific deubiquitinase BRCC36, whose product MDDSRLQKVELQTDVYMVCLQHALSTENFEVMGLLIGNFACGVAKISAVIILRRLDKKKDRVEISSEQLLKAAAEAERLTVELNRPMRVLGWYHSHPHITVCPSHVDVRTQATYQTMDRSFVGLIFSVFSEGKETKEHEIFLNCFQSDNGEATEIPLEIVYTPDISDRCLRTMTDLSKILVQEEEDMAEACKDHPDVLASIHNNAVRTRALVHITDIITKPLVQTFEKRIALNKLRAIHLKRQLQELQKICNG is encoded by the exons atggATGATTCTCGATTGCAAAAAGTGGAACTGCAAACAGATGTCTATATGGTGTGTTTGCAACATGCTTTATCGACAGAAAACTTTGAAGTGATGGGTTTACTCATTGGCAAT TTTGCATGTGGAGTAGCAAAAATATCAGCTGTTATCATTTTACGACGTttggataaaaagaaagatagggTAGAAATTTCTTCTGAACAATTACTAAAAGCTGCTGCTGAAGCCGAGCGATTAACAGTGGAATTAAATCGACCTATGCGTGTTCTCGGCTGGTATCATTCACATCCACATATTACAGTTTGCCCATCACATGTCg ATGTCAGAACTCAGGCTACTTATCAAACAATGGATCGCAGTTTTGTAGGCTTAATATTTTCAGTATTTTCAGAGGGGAAAGAAACAAag gaACATGAgatctttttaaattgctttcaATCAGATAACGGTGAAGCTACAGAAATACCATTAGAGATAGTATATACACCAGATATTTCGGATAGATGTTTGAGA ACAATGACAGACCTGTCAAAAATTTTGGtacaagaagaagaagatatgGCTGAAGCTTGTAAAGATCATCCAGATGTCCTTGCCAGTATTCATAATAATGCTG TCAGGACACGGGCGTTGGTTCACATAACAGATATTATTACAAAGCCTTTGGTACAAACATTTGAAAAGAGAATAGCATTGAATAAATTGCGTGCTATACATCTTAAAAGACAATTACAGGAATTacagaaaatatgtaatggataa
- the LOC126859121 gene encoding protein spinster isoform X3 yields the protein MIDDKASITTETKYRMVNVDRDDNSRETRVKATMPSELRSISASDWITVTVLCFVNLINYMDRFTVAGVLTDIKKDFDIGNDFSGLLQTAFILSYMVFAPLFGYLGDRYSRKLIMSSGVFLWCLMTFIGSYMKCYGWFLLFRALVGIGEASYSTIAPTIISDLFVKDVRSKMLALFYFAIPVGSGLGYIIGGETARITGNWQWGLRITPILGIVAIILLLTAVRDPIRGEREGGVHLTTTTWSHDIKELLKNPSFMLSTAGFTCVAFVTGALAWWAPTYLQYGFKLLPYNVNINAEDVAYKFGLIGMASGLIGVPLGSTIAQKLRTYWQQADPLICAVGLLISAPLLFFAMITANTNSTLCYILIFFGQLSLNLNWSIVADMLLYVVIPTRRSTAEAFQILIAHALGDAGSPYLIGLISEGLKSTFLLDLGAGGQSVHDNQNIIEFRSLQYAMFLTMFVEVIGALFFFLTALHIQKDKALVDLAIADKFLDTKNNGQAESTHL from the exons ATGATAGACGATAAAGCATCAATTACTACGGAAACTAAGTATCGTATGGTAAATGTGGATCGGGACGATAACTCGAGGGAGACGCGCGTAAAAGCAACGATGCCTTCGGAATTGAGATCAATCAGCGCGAGTGACTGGATTACAGTCACCGTTCTCTGTTTcgtaaatcttataaattatatggacCGTTTTACGGTCGCCG GGGTTCTGACTGATATCAAGAAGGATTTTGATATCGGTAATGATTTCTCTGGACTATTACAAACTGCATTTATCTTGAGTTACATGGTGTTTGCACCATTATTTGGATACCTGGGAGATCGCTATAGtagaaaattgataatgagTAGTGGTGTATTCCTATGGTGCTTAATGACATTTATTGGTTCATATATGAag tgTTATGGATGGTTCCTATTATTTAGAGCTCTTGTTGGTATAGGAGAAGCAAGTTATTCTACAATTGCACCAACAATAATTAGTGATTTATTTGTGAAAGATGTACGTTCCAAAATGCTTGCCCTATTTTATTTCGCTATTCCAGTTGGAAG tgGTTTGGGGTATATCATAGGAGGTGAAACAGCTCGTATCACTGGTAACTGGCAATGGGGATTACGCATTACTCCCATATTAGGTATTGTAGCGATTATACTGTTACTCACTGCAGTTAGAGATCCTATTAGAGGTGAGCGAGAAGGTGGTGTTCATTTGACGACTACCACATGGTCGCATGATATCAAggagttattaaaaaa tccaAGCTTTATGCTGTCTACTGCAGGATTTACTTGTGTGGCATTTGTCACTGGTGCTCTGGCATGGTGGGCGCCGACATATCTACAATATGGTTTTAAATTACTTCCTTATAATGTGAATATAAATGCAGAAGA TGTCGCATATAAATTTGGATTAATTGGTATGGCATCTGGTCTAATAGGTGTACCATTAGGTTCTACTATAGCACAAAAATTACGAACTTATTGGCAACAAGCTGATCCTCTGATATGTGCTGTAGGGCTTCTAATAAGTGctcctttattattttttgctatgaTTACTGCCAATACAAACTCTACTCTctgttacatattaatattttttggtcaattgtcattaaatttgaattggtCTATCGTAGCAGATATGTTATTg tatgTAGTAATTCCTACAAGGAGATCAACGGCAGAGGCATTCCAAATACTTATAGCACATGCTCTTGGAGATGCAGGAAGTCCCTATCTTATTGGACTT atatcagAAGGATTAAAGTCCACTTTTTTACTAGATTTAGGTGCAGGAGGACAATCTGTTCATGACAATCAAAATATCATCGAGTTTCGTAGTCTACAATATGCAATGTTTCTTACAATGTTTGTAGAAGTAATTGGTGCTCTGTTTTTCTTCCTGACAgcattacatatacaaaaagataaagCATTGGTCGATCTTGCTATTGCAG ACAAATTTCTAGATACTAAGAATAATGGGCAAGCTGAATCAACGCATTTATAG
- the LOC126859121 gene encoding protein spinster isoform X1: MIDDKASITTETKYRMVNVDRDDNSRETRVKATMPSELRSISASDWITVTVLCFVNLINYMDRFTVAGVLTDIKKDFDIGNDFSGLLQTAFILSYMVFAPLFGYLGDRYSRKLIMSSGVFLWCLMTFIGSYMKCYGWFLLFRALVGIGEASYSTIAPTIISDLFVKDVRSKMLALFYFAIPVGSGLGYIIGGETARITGNWQWGLRITPILGIVAIILLLTAVRDPIRGEREGGVHLTTTTWSHDIKELLKNPSFMLSTAGFTCVAFVTGALAWWAPTYLQYGFKLLPYNVNINAEDVAYKFGLIGMASGLIGVPLGSTIAQKLRTYWQQADPLICAVGLLISAPLLFFAMITANTNSTLCYILIFFGQLSLNLNWSIVADMLLYVVIPTRRSTAEAFQILIAHALGDAGSPYLIGLISEGLKSTFLLDLGAGGQSVHDNQNIIEFRSLQYAMFLTMFVEVIGALFFFLTALHIQKDKALVDLAIAGGSISDSVCICNDAVDSELQNDRNTILEYNRHYEEPSHI; the protein is encoded by the exons ATGATAGACGATAAAGCATCAATTACTACGGAAACTAAGTATCGTATGGTAAATGTGGATCGGGACGATAACTCGAGGGAGACGCGCGTAAAAGCAACGATGCCTTCGGAATTGAGATCAATCAGCGCGAGTGACTGGATTACAGTCACCGTTCTCTGTTTcgtaaatcttataaattatatggacCGTTTTACGGTCGCCG GGGTTCTGACTGATATCAAGAAGGATTTTGATATCGGTAATGATTTCTCTGGACTATTACAAACTGCATTTATCTTGAGTTACATGGTGTTTGCACCATTATTTGGATACCTGGGAGATCGCTATAGtagaaaattgataatgagTAGTGGTGTATTCCTATGGTGCTTAATGACATTTATTGGTTCATATATGAag tgTTATGGATGGTTCCTATTATTTAGAGCTCTTGTTGGTATAGGAGAAGCAAGTTATTCTACAATTGCACCAACAATAATTAGTGATTTATTTGTGAAAGATGTACGTTCCAAAATGCTTGCCCTATTTTATTTCGCTATTCCAGTTGGAAG tgGTTTGGGGTATATCATAGGAGGTGAAACAGCTCGTATCACTGGTAACTGGCAATGGGGATTACGCATTACTCCCATATTAGGTATTGTAGCGATTATACTGTTACTCACTGCAGTTAGAGATCCTATTAGAGGTGAGCGAGAAGGTGGTGTTCATTTGACGACTACCACATGGTCGCATGATATCAAggagttattaaaaaa tccaAGCTTTATGCTGTCTACTGCAGGATTTACTTGTGTGGCATTTGTCACTGGTGCTCTGGCATGGTGGGCGCCGACATATCTACAATATGGTTTTAAATTACTTCCTTATAATGTGAATATAAATGCAGAAGA TGTCGCATATAAATTTGGATTAATTGGTATGGCATCTGGTCTAATAGGTGTACCATTAGGTTCTACTATAGCACAAAAATTACGAACTTATTGGCAACAAGCTGATCCTCTGATATGTGCTGTAGGGCTTCTAATAAGTGctcctttattattttttgctatgaTTACTGCCAATACAAACTCTACTCTctgttacatattaatattttttggtcaattgtcattaaatttgaattggtCTATCGTAGCAGATATGTTATTg tatgTAGTAATTCCTACAAGGAGATCAACGGCAGAGGCATTCCAAATACTTATAGCACATGCTCTTGGAGATGCAGGAAGTCCCTATCTTATTGGACTT atatcagAAGGATTAAAGTCCACTTTTTTACTAGATTTAGGTGCAGGAGGACAATCTGTTCATGACAATCAAAATATCATCGAGTTTCGTAGTCTACAATATGCAATGTTTCTTACAATGTTTGTAGAAGTAATTGGTGCTCTGTTTTTCTTCCTGACAgcattacatatacaaaaagataaagCATTGGTCGATCTTGCTATTGCAG GTGGAAGTATTTCAGACTCAGTATGTATTTGCAACGACGCAGTTGACAGTGAATTACAAAATGATAGAAATACGATACTAGAATATAATAGGCATTACGAGGAACCATCTCATATATAG
- the LOC126859121 gene encoding protein spinster isoform X2, with protein sequence MIDDKASITTETKYRMVNVDRDDNSRETRVKATMPSELRSISASDWITVTVLCFVNLINYMDRFTVAGVLTDIKKDFDIGNDFSGLLQTAFILSYMVFAPLFGYLGDRYSRKLIMSSGVFLWCLMTFIGSYMKCYGWFLLFRALVGIGEASYSTIAPTIISDLFVKDVRSKMLALFYFAIPVGSGLGYIIGGETARITGNWQWGLRITPILGIVAIILLLTAVRDPIRGEREGGVHLTTTTWSHDIKELLKNPSFMLSTAGFTCVAFVTGALAWWAPTYLQYGFKLLPYNVNINAEDVAYKFGLIGMASGLIGVPLGSTIAQKLRTYWQQADPLICAVGLLISAPLLFFAMITANTNSTLCYILIFFGQLSLNLNWSIVADMLLYVVIPTRRSTAEAFQILIAHALGDAGSPYLIGLISEGLKSTFLLDLGAGGQSVHDNQNIIEFRSLQYAMFLTMFVEVIGALFFFLTALHIQKDKALVDLAIAVHQLFSTLDLHAQVSGSKRR encoded by the exons ATGATAGACGATAAAGCATCAATTACTACGGAAACTAAGTATCGTATGGTAAATGTGGATCGGGACGATAACTCGAGGGAGACGCGCGTAAAAGCAACGATGCCTTCGGAATTGAGATCAATCAGCGCGAGTGACTGGATTACAGTCACCGTTCTCTGTTTcgtaaatcttataaattatatggacCGTTTTACGGTCGCCG GGGTTCTGACTGATATCAAGAAGGATTTTGATATCGGTAATGATTTCTCTGGACTATTACAAACTGCATTTATCTTGAGTTACATGGTGTTTGCACCATTATTTGGATACCTGGGAGATCGCTATAGtagaaaattgataatgagTAGTGGTGTATTCCTATGGTGCTTAATGACATTTATTGGTTCATATATGAag tgTTATGGATGGTTCCTATTATTTAGAGCTCTTGTTGGTATAGGAGAAGCAAGTTATTCTACAATTGCACCAACAATAATTAGTGATTTATTTGTGAAAGATGTACGTTCCAAAATGCTTGCCCTATTTTATTTCGCTATTCCAGTTGGAAG tgGTTTGGGGTATATCATAGGAGGTGAAACAGCTCGTATCACTGGTAACTGGCAATGGGGATTACGCATTACTCCCATATTAGGTATTGTAGCGATTATACTGTTACTCACTGCAGTTAGAGATCCTATTAGAGGTGAGCGAGAAGGTGGTGTTCATTTGACGACTACCACATGGTCGCATGATATCAAggagttattaaaaaa tccaAGCTTTATGCTGTCTACTGCAGGATTTACTTGTGTGGCATTTGTCACTGGTGCTCTGGCATGGTGGGCGCCGACATATCTACAATATGGTTTTAAATTACTTCCTTATAATGTGAATATAAATGCAGAAGA TGTCGCATATAAATTTGGATTAATTGGTATGGCATCTGGTCTAATAGGTGTACCATTAGGTTCTACTATAGCACAAAAATTACGAACTTATTGGCAACAAGCTGATCCTCTGATATGTGCTGTAGGGCTTCTAATAAGTGctcctttattattttttgctatgaTTACTGCCAATACAAACTCTACTCTctgttacatattaatattttttggtcaattgtcattaaatttgaattggtCTATCGTAGCAGATATGTTATTg tatgTAGTAATTCCTACAAGGAGATCAACGGCAGAGGCATTCCAAATACTTATAGCACATGCTCTTGGAGATGCAGGAAGTCCCTATCTTATTGGACTT atatcagAAGGATTAAAGTCCACTTTTTTACTAGATTTAGGTGCAGGAGGACAATCTGTTCATGACAATCAAAATATCATCGAGTTTCGTAGTCTACAATATGCAATGTTTCTTACAATGTTTGTAGAAGTAATTGGTGCTCTGTTTTTCTTCCTGACAgcattacatatacaaaaagataaagCATTGGTCGATCTTGCTATTGCAG tACATCAATTGTTCTCAACTTTGGACTTACACGCACAAGTTTCGGGATCAAAAAGAAGGTAG